From the Mycoplasmatota bacterium genome, one window contains:
- a CDS encoding type II/IV secretion system protein has translation MRRLKKRIGDILIDTGLVTSDQVDFAISVKEPNEKLGDTLIRIGYVTENQVMEALELQLGVKKISLSDYTLNESILRLISEEYARENLVVPVTFEDGKLIVAVADPLNYYVVDDLRLITSYNVKLMMAARSEIETAISRYYGINRSLDQIILNYNENNDDEGGNDADDTPLIRLVNQLLLSAVKQNASDIHIDPQESEVIVRFRVDGVLGVEKRFPKIMEKQLLSRFKIISGLDITENRRPQDGRIKMMIENTQLDLRVSTLPTVNGEKIVLRLLNLKNTLGSLGRLGLSENNHEKFKRLIKHSNGIILVSGPTGSGKSSTLYACLNELNKDDVNIITVEDPVELQLKGINQVQVNPDIGLTFANGLRTILRQDPNIIMLGEIRDTETAQIAVRASLTGHLVLSTIHTNDSIGTVTRLVDMGIDPFLVASSLTGVVAQRLVRKTCRECGEWKEATDREKQLFEDVGMSIDKVYVPKGCPMCNFKGYTGRIAIFEILELNDEIKNIINSNGTELEIKKAAIKNGTKFLIQDGFDKVIQGITTTEEVLRVTY, from the coding sequence ATGAGAAGATTAAAGAAAAGAATTGGTGATATTTTAATTGATACCGGTCTTGTGACCTCTGATCAAGTTGATTTTGCGATTTCTGTTAAAGAACCAAATGAAAAACTTGGGGATACATTAATTAGAATCGGATATGTTACAGAAAATCAAGTAATGGAAGCTTTAGAGCTTCAATTAGGTGTTAAAAAGATATCTTTAAGTGATTATACTTTAAATGAATCTATTTTACGACTAATATCTGAAGAATATGCACGAGAAAATTTAGTTGTTCCTGTCACTTTTGAAGATGGGAAATTAATTGTTGCGGTTGCTGATCCACTTAATTATTATGTTGTAGACGATTTACGTTTAATTACGAGTTATAATGTTAAGTTAATGATGGCAGCTCGTTCTGAAATTGAAACAGCGATATCAAGATATTATGGAATCAATCGGTCATTAGACCAAATCATTTTAAATTATAATGAAAATAATGATGATGAAGGTGGAAATGATGCAGATGATACTCCACTTATTCGTTTAGTTAATCAGTTATTATTATCAGCTGTTAAACAAAATGCATCGGATATCCATATCGACCCACAAGAATCTGAAGTAATCGTCCGTTTCCGTGTCGATGGTGTTTTAGGTGTAGAAAAAAGATTTCCAAAAATCATGGAAAAACAGTTACTGTCACGTTTTAAAATCATCTCAGGGCTTGATATTACAGAAAATAGACGTCCACAAGATGGTCGAATTAAAATGATGATAGAAAATACACAACTTGACTTACGTGTATCTACTTTACCAACGGTAAATGGAGAAAAGATCGTGTTGCGTTTGCTAAATTTAAAAAATACATTAGGTTCTTTAGGTCGTTTGGGGTTAAGTGAAAATAATCATGAAAAATTCAAACGATTAATAAAACATTCTAATGGAATTATCCTTGTTTCAGGACCAACAGGTTCTGGTAAATCATCAACTTTATATGCTTGTTTAAATGAATTAAATAAAGATGATGTAAATATAATAACAGTTGAGGACCCAGTTGAGTTACAATTAAAAGGTATTAACCAGGTACAGGTTAACCCTGATATCGGATTAACTTTCGCAAATGGACTTAGAACGATATTGCGTCAAGACCCAAATATTATAATGCTTGGGGAGATTCGTGATACAGAAACAGCACAAATTGCGGTTAGAGCGTCACTTACAGGGCATTTAGTTTTAAGTACGATACATACCAATGATTCAATTGGTACAGTAACTCGTCTTGTGGATATGGGAATTGATCCTTTCTTAGTTGCTTCTTCTCTTACTGGTGTTGTTGCACAACGTTTAGTAAGAAAGACATGTAGAGAATGTGGTGAATGGAAAGAAGCAACTGATCGTGAAAAACAATTATTTGAAGATGTAGGAATGAGTATTGATAAAGTATATGTTCCTAAAGGTTGTCCGATGTGTAATTTTAAAGGTTATACAGGACGTATAGCGATATTTGAAATATTAGAATTGAATGATGAAATAAAAAATATTATTAATAGTAATGGTACAGAACTAGAAATTAAAAAAGCTGCCATTAAAAATGGTACTAAGTTCCTAATTCAAGATGGTTTTGACAAAGTAATTCAAGGGATTACAACTACTGAAGAAGTCTTACGAGTTACTTATTAG
- a CDS encoding type II secretion system F family protein, which translates to MPFYRYKAKNRDHYVVSDILEAVDKGDCVRRIKKNDMVPLEVVEIKLTSFMKGKEVTITSGVSKQDLVFFLSQLYNLLNSGLGIIDCLKIIIEQSENKYLKKYLIKVLQDIRNGSSLYRSMSRQRKVFPKLLIEMIRVGEVIGNLKEVVYDLHLYYKKQTRTSSEIKAALMYPIFLLVATFAVTTFLMIAVIPQFQDTFSEMGKELPSVTRFVLAFSHFLQTKFIFVLLIFALISTLAVLYNRSTDGKMFYSKLALKIPIFGQISRKGNLIKIARTYSTLLNNSVNAIEALEITKNILSNQIYIEIIDRALLNIQNGVPLSKAFEKQWAVDPVFASMMAIGEETATLDEMLASIAEYYDNEMDMVVEKLKKMMEPLMIMILATVVGTIVLSIMLPMFGMMDGGLG; encoded by the coding sequence ATGCCTTTTTATCGCTATAAGGCAAAAAACCGTGATCATTATGTCGTATCTGATATTTTGGAAGCAGTGGATAAAGGAGATTGTGTTAGAAGAATAAAAAAGAATGACATGGTACCTTTAGAAGTCGTTGAAATTAAGCTTACTAGCTTCATGAAAGGAAAAGAAGTCACCATTACATCGGGTGTCTCAAAACAAGATCTTGTTTTCTTTTTATCACAACTTTATAATTTATTAAATTCAGGTCTTGGTATCATCGATTGTTTGAAGATTATCATTGAACAATCAGAAAACAAGTATTTAAAGAAATACTTAATTAAAGTACTTCAAGATATTAGAAATGGTAGTTCTCTTTATCGTTCAATGTCTAGACAAAGAAAAGTATTTCCTAAATTATTAATAGAAATGATCCGAGTAGGGGAAGTAATTGGTAATTTGAAGGAAGTTGTCTATGATTTACACTTATATTATAAAAAACAAACAAGAACAAGTAGTGAGATTAAAGCAGCTTTAATGTATCCAATATTTCTACTTGTAGCAACTTTTGCGGTAACGACATTTTTAATGATTGCAGTTATCCCACAATTTCAAGATACATTCTCTGAAATGGGAAAAGAACTACCTAGTGTGACACGATTTGTGTTGGCTTTCAGTCATTTCCTGCAAACTAAGTTTATCTTTGTCTTGCTTATTTTCGCACTTATATCTACTCTTGCGGTACTATATAATCGTAGTACCGATGGAAAGATGTTTTATAGTAAATTAGCATTAAAAATTCCAATTTTTGGACAAATATCAAGAAAAGGAAATCTTATTAAAATCGCAAGAACCTATTCAACTTTACTGAATAACTCTGTAAATGCGATAGAAGCATTAGAAATCACAAAAAATATATTATCAAATCAAATTTATATTGAAATTATAGATAGAGCACTTCTTAATATTCAAAATGGGGTTCCACTAAGTAAAGCTTTTGAAAAGCAATGGGCTGTTGACCCTGTATTTGCCTCGATGATGGCAATTGGAGAAGAAACCGCTACACTTGATGAAATGCTTGCAAGTATCGCTGAATATTATGATAATGAAATGGATATGGTAGTAGAAAAACTTAAGAAAATGATGGAACCATTAATGATTATGATTTTAGCAACAGTTGTAGGAACTATCGTATTATCGATTATGCTTCCAATGTTTGGCATGATGGATGGTGGGTTAGGCTAA
- a CDS encoding prepilin-type N-terminal cleavage/methylation domain-containing protein, protein MKLLNKKGMTLFELLAVIIILGIVAAIAFPAVNNLINNTKKDAFVSNGNSFVSYSITQAKAEAVANNEDVTVTYTFGTDAGGEVATALTAAGITDTEDLGSDVPTKNPLGAAAVYGYITISVTVADGSYVIDGVLYTDGTNDLSTGNDYPWTRKDIQ, encoded by the coding sequence ATGAAATTGTTAAACAAAAAAGGTATGACCTTGTTTGAATTATTAGCAGTTATTATAATCTTAGGGATTGTAGCTGCTATTGCTTTCCCAGCTGTTAACAACCTTATTAATAATACTAAAAAAGATGCTTTTGTATCTAATGGAAATTCTTTTGTTTCTTATTCTATTACTCAAGCTAAGGCTGAAGCTGTTGCTAATAACGAAGATGTTACAGTAACTTATACTTTTGGAACTGATGCAGGCGGAGAAGTTGCAACAGCACTTACTGCTGCTGGAATAACTGATACTGAAGATTTAGGTTCTGATGTTCCAACTAAAAACCCTTTAGGTGCAGCTGCTGTATATGGATATATTACTATATCAGTTACAGTTGCTGATGGTTCTTATGTTATTGATGGTGTTTTATATACTGATGGAACTAACGATTTAAGTACTGGAAATGATTATCCATGGACTAGAAAAGATATACAGTAA
- a CDS encoding prepilin peptidase yields MKILIYIYIFIIGACFGSFFNVVGLRISDGKSIIRPRSSCPKCGHELSFWELIPILNFFILGGKCRKCKTRISTKYVLFEIVTAMLFVYSYYMFGFCGDFFISLLLISLIVIISVSDLEYMLIEDKVIFFFLIVFLILRIFIKLPSDFSTFGLPTYVESLIGGAFGFGLLYWIAFIGRKVYNQEVMGGGDIKLYGIIGLVIGVKMTFISLLFASILGTIIGLTLSGLKIIKRDNPIPFGPFIGLGSLCTYFYGYDILHWYLNLFWNM; encoded by the coding sequence ATGAAGATACTTATCTATATTTATATATTTATTATAGGGGCATGCTTCGGATCATTCTTTAATGTAGTCGGTCTTAGAATAAGTGATGGTAAAAGTATCATTCGTCCTCGTAGTTCATGTCCAAAATGTGGTCATGAACTTAGTTTTTGGGAGTTAATCCCAATTCTTAATTTTTTTATTCTTGGGGGAAAATGTCGAAAGTGTAAAACGCGTATTTCGACAAAATATGTTTTGTTTGAAATAGTAACTGCTATGCTATTTGTTTATAGTTATTATATGTTTGGATTTTGTGGTGATTTTTTTATTAGTTTATTGCTTATTAGTTTAATTGTGATAATAAGTGTGTCTGATTTAGAATATATGTTAATAGAGGATAAAGTTATTTTTTTCTTTCTTATTGTGTTTTTGATTCTTCGTATCTTTATAAAATTACCCTCTGATTTTTCGACTTTTGGACTTCCAACTTATGTTGAAAGCCTAATTGGTGGTGCTTTTGGCTTTGGTTTATTGTATTGGATCGCATTTATTGGACGAAAAGTATATAATCAAGAGGTAATGGGTGGCGGAGATATTAAACTATATGGTATAATAGGATTAGTAATAGGTGTTAAAATGACATTTATATCATTATTATTTGCAAGTATACTTGGGACAATTATAGGATTAACTTTAAGTGGTTTAAAAATCATTAAAAGAGATAATCCAATTCCATTTGGACCATTTATAGGATTAGGGAGTTTATGTACTTATTTTTATGGTTATGATATTCTACATTGGTATCTTAACTTATTTTGGAATATGTAG
- the pilM gene encoding pilus assembly protein PilM, protein MLFFRKNMINLMFTDNYIKFALVDERSLTVRKIGEYKLKNGIIVAGKIMDEALLVKILGTIFRKYRLTSPFVKLMVPDHNLIIKKMNVPKYLKGDDLKNYLRLELEESLQSLPFKDPIIDVVDYKLGKKNEEEKEVVMFTTSKEIMLSYLKVVQRHKKNVVDSYISPLMIRKLYLFGKKLKNNDQKCTMFTQIRENTHILTVFDNEIPILSLRDTFEIEDYNEEFYVDQILDVLERICHFYQYQFSKNKESVQKIVIYTDISFTQNLQELINEKMDIEVELIKGLPVKTSINQDLIRYYLPISMSL, encoded by the coding sequence ATGTTATTTTTTAGAAAAAACATGATTAATTTAATGTTCACTGATAATTATATTAAATTTGCATTAGTGGACGAAAGATCATTGACTGTTCGTAAAATTGGTGAATATAAGCTTAAAAATGGGATTATCGTCGCTGGAAAAATCATGGATGAAGCATTATTAGTTAAAATACTAGGAACAATATTTAGAAAATATCGATTAACGAGTCCTTTTGTAAAATTAATGGTACCTGATCACAATTTGATTATCAAAAAAATGAACGTACCTAAGTATTTAAAGGGTGATGATTTAAAGAATTATTTGAGACTGGAATTGGAAGAATCACTTCAATCTCTCCCATTTAAAGATCCCATTATTGATGTAGTGGATTATAAATTGGGAAAGAAAAATGAGGAAGAGAAAGAAGTTGTTATGTTTACAACTTCTAAAGAAATTATGCTTTCTTATTTAAAGGTAGTTCAAAGACACAAAAAAAATGTGGTTGATTCATATATTTCACCACTCATGATTAGAAAATTATATTTATTTGGTAAGAAATTGAAAAATAATGATCAAAAATGTACCATGTTTACACAAATTAGAGAAAATACTCATATTTTAACTGTGTTTGATAACGAAATTCCCATCTTATCATTACGTGATACATTTGAAATCGAAGATTATAATGAAGAATTTTATGTTGATCAAATATTAGATGTGTTAGAAAGAATTTGTCACTTCTATCAGTATCAATTTTCTAAAAATAAGGAATCAGTTCAAAAAATAGTAATTTATACTGATATTAGTTTTACCCAAAATCTTCAAGAGTTAATAAATGAAAAAATGGATATCGAAGTTGAATTAATCAAGGGATTACCTGTTAAAACCTCTATCAATCAAGATTTAATAAGATATTATTTACCAATTTCAATGAGTTTATAG
- the ispG gene encoding flavodoxin-dependent (E)-4-hydroxy-3-methylbut-2-enyl-diphosphate synthase, whose product MYTRTETRPVKVGNIIIGGQNSVVIQSMTNTKTKDIENTVKQINALEEAGCEIVRVAVFDEEDAHAIKSIKEKIKVPLVADIHFNYKYALIAIQNGIDKVRINPGNIGNEERIKEVVNACKLAKIPIRIGVNSGSIEKHILETYGHPTPEAMVASAQYHVELLEKFNFHDIIISLKSSNTQMAIKAYQLAAKKFPYPLHLGITEAGTTFTGTIKSAIGLGILLNEGIGDTIRVSLSADPVEEIKVCKEILKNFNLIKNVPTLISCPTCGRIQFDLIPIAREIEEFLQNIHSDIKVAVMGCAVNGPGEAKEADLAIAGGKNMGLLIKKGEIIKRVNQEDMVNVLKEEILKMTELKSLNDKNKTT is encoded by the coding sequence ATGTATACACGTACTGAAACAAGACCAGTAAAAGTAGGAAATATTATAATTGGTGGACAGAATAGTGTTGTCATACAAAGTATGACAAATACCAAGACAAAAGATATAGAAAATACAGTTAAGCAAATTAATGCATTAGAAGAAGCAGGTTGTGAAATTGTCAGAGTCGCCGTATTTGACGAAGAAGATGCTCATGCAATTAAATCAATTAAAGAAAAAATTAAAGTACCACTAGTTGCTGATATTCACTTTAATTATAAATATGCGCTAATTGCCATACAAAATGGGATTGATAAAGTGAGAATTAATCCTGGAAACATTGGAAATGAAGAAAGAATAAAAGAAGTTGTTAATGCTTGTAAATTAGCAAAAATACCGATAAGAATCGGTGTAAACAGTGGCTCAATCGAAAAACATATATTAGAGACCTATGGACATCCAACACCTGAAGCAATGGTAGCCAGTGCACAATATCATGTAGAATTATTAGAAAAATTTAATTTTCATGATATCATAATATCCTTAAAGTCTTCTAATACACAAATGGCAATAAAAGCTTATCAACTAGCAGCGAAAAAATTTCCCTACCCCCTTCATTTAGGAATTACTGAAGCAGGAACAACATTTACAGGTACTATTAAAAGCGCAATAGGATTAGGTATCCTATTAAATGAAGGAATCGGAGATACAATTAGAGTATCATTGTCAGCTGACCCAGTTGAAGAAATCAAAGTCTGTAAAGAGATTTTAAAAAACTTTAATTTAATTAAAAATGTCCCTACTCTTATTTCTTGCCCTACTTGTGGACGTATCCAATTTGATTTAATCCCTATTGCTAGGGAAATCGAAGAATTTCTACAAAATATTCATTCAGATATCAAAGTAGCTGTTATGGGATGTGCTGTTAATGGCCCAGGAGAAGCTAAAGAAGCTGATCTTGCGATAGCTGGTGGTAAAAATATGGGATTGTTAATTAAAAAGGGAGAAATCATTAAACGTGTAAACCAAGAAGATATGGTGAATGTCTTGAAAGAAGAAATCCTTAAAATGACAGAGCTAAAATCCTTGAATGATAAAAATAAAACCACCTAG
- a CDS encoding superoxide dismutase: protein MAIYELPKLPYAYDALEPYIDKETVEIHYSKHHQAYLNKLLETLEGHENLAQGKSIEMVLSDLSQIPEEIRQKIINFGGGYANHNMYWFILSPNGGGEPGGKLLQAINDQYGNYDNFKNELGKAAKGVFGSGWAWLVVCNDSKNLEIMTTQNQDSPYSFNKTPLIIIDVWEHAYYLGYQNRRADYVDRFFNLLNWDEIEHRYEEAMNK from the coding sequence ATGGCTATTTATGAATTACCTAAATTACCTTACGCTTATGATGCATTAGAGCCTTATATCGATAAAGAGACGGTAGAAATTCATTATTCTAAGCATCATCAAGCCTATTTAAACAAATTACTAGAGACCCTAGAAGGACATGAGAATCTAGCACAAGGAAAGTCTATTGAAATGGTATTATCTGATTTAAGTCAAATACCAGAAGAGATTAGACAAAAGATTATTAATTTTGGTGGAGGTTACGCAAATCATAATATGTATTGGTTTATTCTATCACCTAATGGTGGAGGAGAGCCAGGTGGTAAATTATTACAAGCCATTAACGATCAATATGGCAATTATGATAATTTTAAAAATGAACTAGGAAAAGCTGCCAAAGGTGTTTTTGGATCAGGTTGGGCTTGGTTAGTTGTTTGTAATGATAGTAAAAATTTAGAAATCATGACAACACAAAATCAAGATTCTCCATACAGTTTCAATAAAACACCATTAATCATAATTGATGTTTGGGAACATGCTTATTATCTTGGTTATCAAAATAGAAGAGCTGATTATGTAGATCGTTTTTTTAATCTATTGAATTGGGATGAAATTGAACATCGTTATGAGGAAGCAATGAATAAATAA
- the rpmG gene encoding 50S ribosomal protein L33 translates to MRVNLTLVCTECKEHNYITKKNKRNNSERIELKKYCSRCNKQTLHREKK, encoded by the coding sequence ATGCGTGTAAATTTAACATTAGTATGTACTGAATGTAAGGAACATAACTATATTACAAAAAAAAATAAACGTAATAATTCAGAACGTATAGAATTAAAAAAATATTGCTCTAGATGTAATAAACAAACGTTACACAGAGAGAAGAAATAA
- a CDS encoding ROK family glucokinase: MKKYLYGVDLGGTTVKIGFFSIEGDLIEKFEIRTNTENSGQMILSDIAKAIETHLEKNNIDKSLVNGVGIGVPGPVSNGVVNRCVNLGWDVVNVKADLEALTNIKVGVSNDANVAGLGELWQGGGSGYSNLIFLTLGTGVGGAVVYDNQVIDGHIGAGGEIGHAPTIDSPFLCNCGKVGCLETVVSATGVVRVANKLLSEKSIDSMLRNNKSLSAKMVFDAAKKNDQLAIETLEIFGRNLGFVCAVLAVTTNPQAFVFGGGVSNAGQIIIDYVKKYFDQYAFYGVKDHTEFKLAKLGNKAGIYGAAFLAKQL, from the coding sequence ATGAAGAAATATTTGTACGGTGTTGACTTAGGAGGTACTACAGTTAAAATCGGTTTCTTTTCTATTGAAGGTGATTTAATAGAAAAATTTGAAATAAGAACTAATACTGAAAACAGTGGTCAAATGATTTTAAGTGATATCGCTAAAGCTATAGAAACACATTTGGAAAAAAATAATATTGATAAATCATTAGTAAATGGTGTAGGAATTGGCGTTCCTGGTCCTGTTTCTAATGGAGTTGTAAATCGTTGTGTAAACTTAGGTTGGGATGTTGTTAATGTAAAAGCTGACCTAGAGGCACTTACCAATATAAAAGTAGGCGTTAGTAATGATGCTAATGTTGCCGGATTAGGTGAATTATGGCAAGGTGGAGGAAGTGGATATTCTAATTTAATCTTTCTCACATTAGGTACTGGTGTTGGTGGTGCTGTTGTTTATGACAATCAAGTGATTGATGGTCATATAGGAGCAGGTGGTGAAATCGGTCATGCCCCAACCATTGATAGTCCTTTTTTATGTAATTGTGGTAAAGTTGGATGTTTAGAAACTGTCGTATCAGCTACTGGTGTAGTAAGAGTTGCCAATAAGTTATTGAGTGAGAAATCGATAGATTCAATGTTAAGAAATAATAAATCTTTAAGTGCGAAAATGGTTTTCGATGCTGCTAAGAAAAATGATCAACTTGCTATTGAAACACTAGAAATATTTGGTAGAAACTTAGGATTTGTATGCGCAGTACTTGCAGTTACAACGAATCCTCAAGCTTTTGTTTTTGGTGGTGGGGTGTCAAATGCTGGACAAATAATTATTGATTATGTAAAAAAATATTTTGACCAATATGCATTTTATGGTGTTAAAGATCACACAGAATTTAAATTAGCTAAATTGGGTAATAAAGCTGGGATTTATGGAGCTGCCTTTTTAGCGAAACAATTATAG